From the Riemerella anatipestifer genome, one window contains:
- a CDS encoding HTH domain-containing protein has translation MKKYTTKEIAKLFGVSERTVQRQIATLSDNISNTDNKGFSIPEDVVIFLASRHKYDISTTSNDTKQQDKDEEFPHIEYFTEEEYQEFKKRITEYPFLKEQIKLSNEHLESLKTQIEYFRLSYNKQLDIHEKLIGAFRERNFIEAKEKGLNKT, from the coding sequence AAAGAAATAGCTAAACTTTTTGGCGTCAGCGAAAGGACAGTCCAGCGACAAATAGCGACACTAAGCGACAATATATCAAATACAGATAATAAAGGATTTTCAATTCCAGAAGATGTCGTTATTTTCCTCGCATCGCGACACAAATACGATATTTCAACGACAAGCAACGACACCAAACAACAAGATAAAGATGAAGAGTTTCCTCATATAGAATATTTTACAGAAGAGGAATATCAAGAGTTTAAAAAAAGAATTACTGAGTACCCATTTCTAAAGGAACAAATTAAATTATCTAACGAGCACTTGGAAAGCCTAAAAACACAAATAGAATACTTCAGACTATCTTATAATAAACAATTGGATATCCACGAAAAATTAATTGGAGCATTCCGAGAAAGGAATTTTATTGAAGCAAAAGAAAAAGGATTAAACAAAACCTAA